The following proteins come from a genomic window of Theileria equi strain WA chromosome 2 map unlocalized gcontig_1105316255037, whole genome shotgun sequence:
- a CDS encoding cyclin, putative (encoded by transcript BEWA_042840A), whose translation MSHKESELSKDIVIMLLAYGSELIQKGGILLKLNAVTIATGQSILHKFYFNHSLRKFNIRTTAAAACLLSCKLEENHRKVNHIVKVFEFLQYYEGKHKCSSSGQDFDNLSKTDILIIEKEILVEFAFRLDEIIVSPHRYVLQYTYALFRNLDQYTSQSVDQLAQRAWGYLNDSMRTSLICEIEPGVIAVGCIYLASASLGIPLKKDTLWFEVFNATWNDVIQVCKALDHLYSMGPVYYIDVNRKLS comes from the exons ATGTCGCACAAGGAATCTGAGCTGAGCAAAGACATCGTTATAATGCTTTTAGCGTATGGTTCGGAGCTTATACAA AAGGGAGGGATTTTACTCAAGCTTAACGCAGTTACAATCGCAACAGGACAATCAATATTGCACaagttttattttaatCATAGTCTTAGGAAGTTCAATATTAGG ACGACAGCAGCAGCAGCGTGTCTGCTATCTTGCAAACTCGAAGAAAACCATAGAAAAGTAAACCATATCGTAAAAGTTTTTGAATTTCTACAATATTACGAAGGCAAGCATAAGTGTTCTAGTTCTGGTCAAGATTTTGACAAT ctATCAAAGACAGACATTCTCATAATAGAGAAGGAGATATTGGTAGAATTCGCCTTTAGATTGGATGAAATCATAGTTTCACCTCATAGATATGTCCTGCAATATACATATGCGCTTTTCCGAAATTTGGATCAGTACACATCCCAAAGCGTAGATCAACTGGCACAGAGAGCTTGGGGATATCTGAATGATAG CATGAGAACATCACTAATTTGTGAAATCGAACCTGGAGTGATCGCAGTTGGCTGTATATATTTGGCATCTGCTTCGTTAGGAATACCTCTTAAGAAGGACACATTATGGTTTGAAGTATTTAATGCAACTTGGAACGATGTAATCCAAGTTTGCAAGGCACTGGATCACTTATATTCTATGGGACCTGTTTATTATATCGATGTGAATAGGAAATTATCCTAA
- a CDS encoding tetratricopeptide repeat domain containing protein (encoded by transcript BEWA_042850A) produces the protein MVHKKEQIRQDSTAKNSLLPKDEIIFRNMTELYHSRNYKKALKVAETLVAKYPEHGESLSFKALILHHLEPDRIDEILEIAKDGLKYGISSYISWHILGVIYKYMKRYKEALKCFIMALKKDPANDRLHKDICCLEIELCDYSALRRFSSDGLKLKSMDYREWALFAFSQHLCGNLTMAAKVLEEADKLFNLNYRVEDYELSEAIMYRGMVHEHMGDFDECLRILEKHGDVIKDKITYLELKGKMAFFCKNYKLSNDCYKQLLKLNPNNARYVILYLITHRDENIRNLFLIPKFSHSKPKRGSIYDSSLTHYAHEIVSEITSNENSGDLNLKYEFMDESSAILPSNEVFDIDGEYSSAGWTLECSLYHNFDRYISKNRNSTKEASNYSIFYSYRDYVNNISRSLDLNELPAPDSLDDVNTVISVVDDYLMKNPAAKHVLYTKYRKSRKRDKYPLFIFTRQLTSEESKILLEALDKMDLNNSYLYKCFVLSFTSGIEFAKHAHDIICQLIDKGVVNSFKYFLHTCTFEVAYIVLFLLSKYSDNLRKGRKMDHNIFPAQSIVYETSGSVTEHNIICDHKLILVNIFLAKMYDLMGAHKEALDAINSVFDLAPTSVDLFSVRGKIYRHMGDFESSNYDFAKASDLDKSDRQTSAKASKALLRANEFDSGKEKWKKFLIEDTPEKENKDNVFEVPSFKFELIMANKYKSLYYKSLPSGNADGKTALEWWDMAQDIYSSIIEKHNEIYVNQLEFHNYCLNRLAYRIYYNFLSLRNVYCSQGYFIKAAKGRFRCLMEENTKDKNEGVSSTLEDCTKIMRDILSQRVYDSGLYHFFYQIAEISKLSFMFKMQCIMRIYNSSRQNPLSHNLFPIVFHLLFNINVNTLSPHESLIFYKTMSIVLKFLGEITIDVDNRVFLDENSCKITPRECSWKYLDYLTKFFEESGIYTIKHVEGLIYCLYDKEGVADRISRIFMLSKKVYSDLTFGAYHKHHNFFAGVINSCNVESNIASLQQEQSEATKIWRERFPSASFDKIIDL, from the exons ATGGTACATAAAAAAGAGCAAATAAGGCAGGATTCCACAGCGAAGAACTCATTGTTGCCTAAAGATGAAATAATCTTCAGAAACATGAcg GAATTGTATCATTCGAGGAATTATAAAAAGGCACTAAAAGTAGCTGAAACATTAGTAGCAAAATATCCTGAACACGGAGAATCTCTATCTTTCAAAGCACTTATTTTACATCATCTAGAACCTGACAGAATTGATGAAATACTGGAAATTGCTAAGGATGGGCTTAAATATGGAATTAGCAGCTATATATCCTGGCACATCCTAGGGGTTATATACAAATATATGAAACGCTACAAGGAGGCCCTGAAGTGTTTTATAATGGCTCTGAAGAAAGATCCAGCCAATGATAGACTCCATAAAGATATTTGCTGTCTAGAAATTGAATTGTGTGATTACTCAGCACTGAGGAGATTTAGCAGCGATGGCCTTAAACTAAAATCTATGGATTATAGAGAATGGGCTTTGTTTGCCTTTTCTCAGCATCTTTGTGGAAACCTAACAATGGCGGCAAAAGTATTGGAAGAGGCAGATAAATTATTTAATCTGAATTATAGGGTAGAAGATTATGAATTGAGTGAAGCTATCATGTATAGAGGAATGGTGCATGAGCACATGGGTGATTTTGATGAATGTCTACGGATTCTAGAGAAACATGGTGATGTTATTAAGGATAAAATTACGTATTTGGAATTGAAAGGGAAAATGGCCtttttttgcaaaaattaCAAATTGTCAAATGATTGTTATAAACAACTACTTAAACTTAATCCTAACAATGCACGCTATGTCATATTGTACCTAATTACACATAGAGATGAAAACATTAGGaatttatttttaatacCCAAATTTAGTCATTCTAAGCCAAAAAGGGGCTCAATATATGATTCCAGTTTAACCCATTATGCCCATGAGATCGTTTCAGAGATCACTAGCAATGAAAATTCCGGGGATTTGAACCTTAAGTATGAgtttatggatgaatccTCTGCGATATTGCCGAGCAATGAAGTATTTGACATAGATGGAGAATATTCATCTGCTGGTTGGACATTGGAATGTAGTTTATATCATAATTTCGATAGGTatatttcaaaaaataGAAACAGTACTAAGGAAGCGTCAAACTATTCTATTTTCTATAGTTATCGTGATTATGTTAATAATATATCACGTAGTCTCGATCTAAATGAGCTACCTGCACCAGATTCTCTTGATGATGTGAACACTGTTATATCCGTAGTTGATGAttatttgatgaaaaatcCTGCGGCAAAGCATGTTTTATATACGAAATACAGAAAAAGTCGGAAAAGGGATAAATATCCACtgtttatatttacaaGGCAGTTGACTAGTGAAGAATCAAAGATACTGTTGGAAGCTTTAGATAAAATGGATTTGAATAATTCATATCTCTACAAATGTTTTGTATTATCATTTACTTCTGGCATAGAATTTGCTAAGCATGCCCATGATATAATATGTCAGCTAATTGACAAAGGTGTAGTTAATTCGTTCAAGTATTTTTTGCACACCTGCACATTTGAAGTCGCATACATCGTATTATTTCTTTTGTCAAAATATAGTGATAACCTAAGGAAAGGTCGAAAAATGGATCATAACATCTTTCCAGCACAAAGTATTGTTTATGAAACGTCAGGTTCGGTTACTGAGCACAACATTATTTGCGACCATAAATTAATATTGGTCAACATATTCCTAGCAAAGATGTATGATTTAATGGGTGCACATAAAGAGGCTTTGGATGCAATCAACTCTGTCTTTGATCTAGCACCTACATCAGTTGATCTTTTCTCTGTCCGCGGAAAGATTTATAGGCATATGGGTGATTTTGAATCGAGCAATTATGATTTTGCTAAAGCGAGTGATCTTGATAAAAGTGACAGGCAAACTAGTGCCAAAGCTTCTAAGGCTTTATTGCGTGCAAATGAGTTTGATTCTGGAAAggaaaaatggaagaagttTTTGATTGAAGACACACCGGaaaaagagaataaagacAATGTTTTCGAAGTACCcagttttaaatttgaaCTTATTATGGCAAACAAATATAAATCCTTGTACTACAAAAGTTTGCCCAGTGGTAACGCAGATGGTAAAACCGCCCTAGAATGGTGGGACATGGCACAAGATATATACTCATCAATTATTGAAAAACATAATGAGATTTACGTTAATCAGTTAGAATTTCACAATTATTGTTTGAATAGGTTGGCTTATCGCATATACTACAACTTCTTGAGCTTgagaaatgtgtattgTTCTCAGGGATATTTTATTAAGGCAGCGAAGGGTCGATTCAGATGCTtaatggaagaaaatactaaagataaaaatgaaggCGTATCATCTACTTTAGAGGATTGCACCAAAATAATGAGGGACATTCTTTCCCAACGTGTTTATGATTCTGGATTGTACCATTTCTTCTATCAAATAGCAGAAATATCTAAGCTATCTTTTATGTTTAAAATGCAATGTATAATGAGGATATATAATTCTTCAAGACAAAATCCCCTTAGCCACAATCTGTTCCCCATTGTTTTCCATTTGCTATTTAACATAAATGTCAATACACTTAGTCCGCATGAATCTTTGATTTTTTACAAAACTATGTCTATAGTATTGAAATTTTTGGGGGAAATAACTATAGATGTTGATAATAGGGTATTCTTGGACGAGAATTCCTGTAAAATAACTCCCAGGGAATGTTCATGGAAGTATCTCGATTATCTTACCAAATTTTTTGAAGAATCAGGCATATATACTATAAAACATGTTGAGGGATTGATATACTGTTTATATGATAAGGAAGGTGTTGCTGACCGAATTAGCAGAATATTCATGCTTTCCAAAAAAGTATACAGTGATCTTACCTTTGGAGCTTATCACAAGCACCATAATTTCTTTGCTGGAGTTATAAACTCCTGTAACGTGGAAAGTAATATAGCATCACTACAACAAGAACAATCTGAAGCTACTAAAATCTGGAGAGAAAGATTCCCAAGTGCATCATTTGATAAGATAATTGATCTATAG
- a CDS encoding conserved hypothetical protein (encoded by transcript BEWA_042780A), which yields MLNSVTHDEEEESALDKLFKLICKDKNRKRVNPESLECDNFGEFNIPELTEESDAESDVASEITADPLPRDLYESFNDDYETFLSSNAPIVGECFVDHPLFASYKVKSKTPVLERVLKSNAVPDPVENGSYYFISKNLIKKLHKLSKDAENKVDIPQLSNRIRYLFHCINSYLDVLYVDHHTRNLDAVRFVCSLHIANHISKGSIKKLDSTENDGKVDNKDLGNENTHNRSEGFTRPKVLVLCGLRCIAYEIITYLLMLLPPSKSDESLERFENEFSLGEDDLSDQVEMFSKTKKPQDFVNTFSGNQDDAFKVGIRYQSGILHLFTPFYSSDIIVASPLGLRSIVGHKGDGDSDYDFLSSIEIVVCDRIDIIKFQNWRLFSDLWKLINQPLVKWRDGDISKIRMSVIDGQIGEYRQNILVSCSRNAVFNSLFKNGKNKRGSIRLFSPYTSDYILLGSRCKIQQFFIKVPASNIKQANEELLDYFIDNMMDNLHEVKEVLIVLADYTQYYRICKKLKASNLEYLTCHESNTSKQMTFSRQKFYSGSVPILITTFRLLFFKRYLFKGASRIFLLQPPEYAPMYKDLLRMVDPGKNNSIVCYYTLFHTALLEPIVGTSRIAWLIKAPDTHIIQFH from the exons ATGCTGAACTCCGTGACTCACgatgaagaggaggaaaGTGCTTTGGATAAGTTATTTAAGCTTATTTGCAAGGATAAAAATCGCAAAAGGGTGAATCCAGAATCTCTAGAGTGTGATAACTTTGGCGAATTCAACATCCCAGAATTGACTGAGGAATCGGACGCCGAAAGTGATGTTGCATCAGAAATAACCGCTGATCCTTTACCTAGAGATTTGTACGAAAGTTTTAATGATGATTatgaaacatttttaaGTTCCAATGCTCCTATTGTGGGCGAGTGTTTCGTAGATCATCCATTATTTGCCAGTTACAAAGTTAAAAGCAAAACACCTGTCTTGGAGCGCGTTTTGAAATCAAATGCAGTACCAGACCCAGTAGAAAATGGGAGCTACTATTTTATTTCAAAGAATCTGATTAAAAAGCTGCATAAATTGAGCAAAGATGCCGAAAATAAGGTAGACATTCCACAATTATCCAATCGCATTCGCTACCTTTTCCATTGTATAAATTCCTACTTGGATGTTCTTTATGTTGATCATCATACTAGGAATTTGGATGCTGTTAGATTTGTTTGTTCGCTGCACATAGCAAATCACATTTCAAAAGGCTCCATAAAAAAACTTGATTCGACGGAAAACGATGGAAAAGTCGACAATAAGGACCTTGGCAACGAAAATACGCATAATCGATCTGAGGGTTTTACTAGACCCAAAGTTTTGGTACTTTGTGGTTTGCGCTGTATTGCTTACGAAATAATTACATATCTGCTTATGCTACTCCCACCATCAAAATCG GATGAAAGTTTAGAACGCTTTGAGAATGAGTTCTCACTGGGTGAAGATGACTTATCGGATCAAGTTGAAATGTTTTCCAAGACAAAGAAGCCACAGGATTTTGTAAACACATTCAGTGGAAATCAGGATGACGCATTTAAAGTTGGAATACGTTATCAATCAGGAATCTTGCACCTTTTTACTCCGTTTTATTCTAGTGATATTATTGTTGCATCTCCTTTGGGGCTCAGATCAATTGTTGGACATAAG GGTGACGGTGATTCTGATTATGATTTCTTGTCATCAATAGAAATTGTCGTTTGTGATAGAATCGATATaataaaattccaaaattggCGTTTATTCTCGGACTTGTGGAAG CTAATAAATCAGCCTTTGGTAAAGTGGAGAGATGGAGATATAAGTAAAATTCGCATGAGTGTAATTGATGGGCAAATTGGGGAATATAGACAAAACATTCTAGTTTCATGCTCTAGGAATGCTGTATTTAACTCTCtatttaaaaatggcaAAAACAAGAGAGGGTCTATCAGGTTATTCTCTCCCTACACTAGCGATTACATACTTTTGGGCTCGAGATGCAAAATACAacaatttttcataaaGGTTCCCGcatcaaatataaaacaaGCTAATGAG GAATTGCTGGACTATTTTATTGACAACATGATGGATAATTTACATGAAGTTAAGGAAGTATTAATAGTCTTGGCCGATTATACTCAGTACTATAG GATATGCAAAAAATTAAAAGCATCtaatttggaatatttaaCATGCCATGAATCTAATACATCTAAACAAATGACATTTTCACGCCAGAAATTCTATTCAG GCTCTGTACCTATTTTGATCACGACGTTTAGATTGCTATTTTTCAAGCGTTATCTCTTTAAGGGAGCCTCTAGAATATTCTTATTACAGCCACCGGAATATGCGCCGATGTATAAGGACTTGTTACGAATGGTCGATCCTGGCAAAAACAATAGCATAGTGTGCTATTATACTCTGTTTCATACGGCTCTGCTCGAGCCAATCGTAGGTACTTCAAGGATAGCATGGCTTATAAAAGCTCCAGATACCCACATAATCCAGTTCCACTAG
- a CDS encoding conserved hypothetical protein (encoded by transcript BEWA_042810A) encodes MSAIDIHSNLTIDYGAYVHFAYHVGKYLIQKCEYESCDEKSLVKWYLDYKNEALVQNPSSLEKSKLIYEKLIDNLIYDECVMVVGRASGSRMIKRHPEFFVWAWRSLSKLHEQHK; translated from the exons ATGAGTGCCATAGACATACATAGTAACCTAACTATAGATTACGGTGCATATGTGCATTTCGCCTACCATGTAGGAAAGTATTTGATTCAAAAGTGTGAATACGAATCGTGTGACGAGAAATCTCTTGTAAAATG GTATCTCGACTATAAAAACGAAGCCTTGGTTCAG AATCCCTCAAGTTTGGAAAAATCAAAGTTAATTTATGAAAAACTCATCGATAATTTAATTTATGATGAGTGTGTAATG GTTGTAGGAAGGGCATCAGGATCGCGTATGATTAAAAGACATCCAGAATTCTTTGTTTGGGCTTGGAGAAGCCTGTCTAAGTTACACGAACAACATAAATAG
- a CDS encoding conserved hypothetical protein (encoded by transcript BEWA_042790A), protein MTSFPLLHRIYPSYYYFCHVCNARRSENQVSTSDSGDITCLLCQSVGFVEKVTVGNQDGTMFHSGDTSGGSSNSRGNPTPDVTRLFASDPFTSVFGMPLNTFIQDVMQGYFGGSVSNVEQRNPLEMGFGSRDFSTIFGSRPIFTSYGGSRGRPFTARTPLFPTDLSRIMSSFISNPFDQQAMDQILQYVMDNDPNRYGSPPVAKDILNSLKVEVLTADTAKELGNCAVCTEDFRDQDKVHWLTEDKSLCGHAFHVDCIIPWLKEHNTCPVCRFELPTDDETYNKQREYLRTRIAEEVQRNANTPPSTSRNE, encoded by the exons ATGACTAGTTTCCCTCTTTTACATCGCATATATCCATCTTATTACTATTTTTGCCATGTTTGTAACGCTAGGAGAAGTGAGAACCAAGTTTCCACCAGTGACTCTGGCGATATCACCTGCCTCTTATGTCAAAGTGTCGGATTTGTAGAAAAG GTAACCGTCGGGAATCAGGATGGTACTATGTTTCACTCTGGAGATACATCCGGAGGAAGCTCAAATAGTCGTGGTAATCCCACTCCAG ATGTAACACGACTCTTCGCATCGGACCCATTTACATCTGTCTTTGGGATGCCCCTGAATACGTTCATACAGGACGTAATGCAGGGGTATTTCGGAGGTTCAGTGTCGAATGTGGAACAGAGAAATCCGCTGGAAATGGGTTTCGGATCAAGGGATTTTAGTACAATCTTTGGTTCTAGACCAATTTTCACTTCGTACGGAGGATCCAGAGGACGACCCTTTACTGCCAGAACTCCGCTATTTCCGACTGATTTATCAAGAATAATGAGCTCATTTATCAGTAACCCTTTTGATCAACAGGCTATGGACCAGATTTTGCAATATGTAATGGACAATGATCCGAACAGATATGGGTCTCCGCCGGTTGCTAAAGATATACTAAACTCGTTGAAAGTCGAGGTTTTGACTGCAGATACCGCAA AAGAATTGGGAAATTGTGCAGTGTGTACGGAAGATTTTAGAGATCAAGACAAGGTACATTGGTTAACCGAGGACAAAAGTCTCTGTGGTCATGCTTTTCATGTGGACTGCATAATTCCTTGGCTAAAAGAGCATAATACATGCCCAGTGTGTAGATTCGAACTTCCCACAGATGACGAAACCTACAACAAACAAAGGGAGTATCTGCGAACAAGAATTGCCGAAGAAGTTCAGAGGAATGCCAATACTCCGCCATCAACATCACGTAATGAataa